A single region of the Thunnus maccoyii chromosome 10, fThuMac1.1, whole genome shotgun sequence genome encodes:
- the rspo3 gene encoding R-spondin-3, which yields MQLQLISFVLIILHCMDYTGCQPNSSPNRPKQISGVSSVCQQSGCETCSDYNGCLSCKSRLFMHLQRIGMKQIGVCLPSCPPGFYGTRAPDRNTCTKCKTECDSCFNRNFCTRCRAGFYLHKGKCQENCPEGLVRSDTQRECVPECPAECESCVNGETCTRCRPGLYQLSGRCQHVCPEEYEPNDKLMECTPQVHCEVGEWSEWSPCSRFGRPCQGRETRTRQVLVDPSPLGKPCPETSETKECPVKRKKCTGGQGKNVRGQRRNRNNRKDKENQEVRRERKRERQRERKRNTGEREDSDNRNKTEHRHRRGQDTDPVSPQDGLVQ from the exons ATGCAATTACAACTGATCTCCTTTGTTTTGATCATCTTGCACTGCATGGATTACACTGGTTGTCAGCCGAACAGCAGCCCGAACCGACCTAAAC AGATCTCTGGTGTGAGCTCAGTGTGTCAGCAGAGTGGCTGTGAGACCTGCTCTGACTATAATGGCTGCCTGTCCTGCAAGTCACGCTTATTCATGCATTTGCAGAGGATTGGGATGAAGCAGATCGGGGTGTGCTTGCCCTCCTGTCCTCCAGGCTTTTACGGCACTCGCGCCCCAGACAGAAACACCTGCACAA aGTGCAAGACGGAGTGCGACTCCTGCTTCAACAGGAACTTCTGCACGCGCTGCCGAGCAGGATTCTACCTTCACAAGGGCAAGTGCCAGGAGAACTGCCCTGAGGGGCTGGTCCGCAGcgacacacagagggagtgtgttCCTG AGTGCCCTGCAGAGTGTGAGTCATGCGTGAACGGTGAGACATGTACACGGTGCCGGCCGGGCCTGTACCAGCTCAGTGGGAGATGCCAACATGTCTGTCCAGAGGAGTATGAGCCCAATGACAAACTCATGGAGTGTACACCACAAG TGCACTGCGAGGTGGGTGAGTGGAGCGAGTGGAGCCCCTGCTCTCGGTTTGGTAGACCATGTCAGGGCCGGGAGACCCGCACACGGCAGGTCCTCGTGGACCCATCACCCCTCGGCAAACCCTGCCCCGAGACCTCTGAGACTAAAGAGTGCCCGGtcaagaggaaaaaatgtaCAG GGGGACAGGGGAAGAATGTAAGAGGACAACGGAGGAACCGCAACAACCGCAAAGACAAGGAGAACCAAGAAGTGAGacgggagaggaagagagaaaggcagcgagagaggaagagaaacacaGGTGAACGTGAAGACTCTGATAACAGGAACAAAACGGAGCACAGGCATCGCAGAGGCCAAGACACAGACCCAGTCTCCCCTCAAGATGGCCTTGTACAGTAG